The Planctomycetota bacterium region CGACATCCAAACCAACCCGCCCGCCACCAACGACGCCATCGCTTCGATGAACGCTGCTTACGAACGCACCGTCGACAAGATGCCCGCCGATGCCGTGCTGGCCGAGATCGACGAGAAGGTCGACGATGACGCGATGGAGAAAACGCTCATGGAAGAAGGGCTCGCCAAGTTCGCCGATCCGATGAAAAAGCTGATCGCGACGGTCGCCGAGAAGCGGTCGGCGCTGATTTAGTCGGTAGAACCGTTAGATTCCTTACGGGAAAGCACCGTCCGCGGCGTCCGACACATTGTCGTTCAGCCGCGGACGGTATCTTTCCGATCAGACTTGTTGGTGGCCGCGCACCCGAGTCTGAAAGGAGTTGCCGTGTCGACACTCATCGCGTCTTGCCTTCTCGGCCTGTTGCCGGTGTCCGATGTGCCTTCAGATGCCGTCGACGGTCCCGCCGTGGCGCTGGTGGAACAACTTTCGAGCGAGGTGTGGCGGGAGCGTCGCAAGGCCGAGCGGGAGTTGGTCGCGCTCGGGGCCGCCGCCGTGCCGGTGCTCGAGGCGGCGCTCGCCAACGGGACGGATCCGGAGACCGCCGCGTGTATCGAGTCGGCGCTGGCCAGGATCGAGGAAGAGTCGAAGCAGGGCGCGACCCGGGTGACACTCGCGTTCAACAACGCGGAACTGCCCGACGTGCTTGCCACGCTCTCCGAGCAGACCGGCATGACGATCGGTCTGCACCCGCCTGATCTGGCCGAGAAGCAGAACCTGCCGCGGATCACCGCCGACTACGCGGGGTTGCCGCTTTGGGAGGTCATGCGCGATCTGCGGGAGCAGACCCACCTCTACCTGCGTCCGGGCAAGAACGACGTGCTGCTGTGCAATCGGGCGTGGCAGGCGGTGGCGTCCGGGCCGAGCGAGGTGAGTGGGCCGTTCCTGATCGAGCTGCGTGAGATTCGGCGCGAGCGGGCGGTGACGTTCGACGCGGTCCGCATCGCCGACCATGCCGCCAACGACGTCCGTGGCAAGTTCGGCATCGGACTCACGATCCACGCCGAGCCCAAGCTCGCGCTGGCTCACGAAGGCTTGAGCGTCACGCTCGATCGCGCCGAGGACGATCGCGGTAACGACCTGCGAACCCGCCTCCGGCCACGATCCAAAACCTCCACGACCGGCGGCGTCGCCGTGACCATCGGGCTCGACCATCCGGACATGGGCCGGCTCGGCGAAAGAATCACCGAACTGGCCGGCATCATTCACGCGGACGCGCTCGACCAATGGCGAACGATCGAAGCGGACTTGGCCGGCGATACCGACACGACACTCGGTAACGGCTGGTCAGCGACCGTCGCTCCGGCCAACCCGTTCGGGGGCCGGCGTTTCGGACTGTCGCTCAGCGTCACCGTGCCCGAGACAAG contains the following coding sequences:
- a CDS encoding transaldolase; the encoded protein is DIQTNPPATNDAIASMNAAYERTVDKMPADAVLAEIDEKVDDDAMEKTLMEEGLAKFADPMKKLIATVAEKRSALI